In Paenibacillus segetis, the genomic window CAACGGTTGCCAAACTAGCAGCCGCAGCAGCTGAGCGGGGAACATCGATTTATCGTGTGCTGCATACGGTCGATGACCTTGGATTTGCAGGGAAAACTCGTAATGCTCTCGTGGATTTCTACGATATGATTGTGGCATTGCATCGAATGGTGGAATACCTGACCGTAACCGAGCTTACGGAGAAAATATTAGAAATGAGCCATTACCGGCTTGAGCTGCAAAATGAAAATACGCTTGAGTCTCGTTCACGATTAGAAAATATCGATGAGTTCTTGTCTGTAACGATGGAATTTGAGAAGAATAGTGAAGACAAGACGTTAGTCTCTTTCTTGACTGACCTAGCTCTGATTGCTGACATCGATAGTATGAACGATACCGAAGACGACAAGCCGGGAGATGCTGTTGTGCTCATGACGATGCATAGTGCCAAGGGCTTGGAATTCCCCGTGGTCTTCATCGTCGGGATGGAAGAGGGCGTCTTTCCGCACAGTCGTGCGTTTCTCGATAATGAGGAGCTTGAAGAAGAACGCCGTCTAGCTTATGTGGGAATCACGCGTGCAGAGGAGAAGTTATTCCTCTCCTGTGCGCAAATGCGTACATTGTATGGTCGTACAACAGCTAACGCACCTTCGCGTTTTCTTGAGGAGATCCCTGATGAATTGAAGGAAGATACAGAAATGGCTCGCGATCGTTACGGGCGCGGGGCCGGTATCGGTGGAGCGTATAGTGGACGTGGCTTTGGAAATAGTGGGGGTGGAAACTTTGGTAACCGCTCAAGCGATAGTCCAAGTCCGGCGGCTACACGATCTGCAGCACCATCCGCTGGGCGAGTTACCATGACTACGGGTATGCCAGGGGCTTCCTCTCCAAAACCATCGGGATCTGCCAGCGAATATAATGCAGGTGACAAAGTATCTCATGGTAAATGGGGTATTGGTACAATCGTTGCAATCAAGGGTTCGGGTAACGACATGGAGCTTCAAATTGCATTTCCGGCACCCGTTGGCGTTAAACGTTTGTTAGCTGGGTTTGCACCGATTACCAAGGTAGAAAATTAATTACCCGTCATAGAATAACAAAAGAATGAACGGAAGAGACTCCCACAGTAGTGGAAGTCCCTTCCGGATACATATAAGGAGGGTTGTCCCTAGATGGATGTCATGCAGAGAATGGAACGGCTCGTCGAGCAATTAAATCAATACAACTATCATTACTATACGTTGGATCAACCACTGATCAGTGATAAGGAATATGATGCGCTATACGATCAGTTGACCGCGCTTGAGACAGAGGCGGGGATGGCACTCCCGGATTCGCCTACGAACAGAGTTGGTGGAGAGCTACTCAAAGGCTTCAAACCACATCGTCATCTATCTTCATTGTGGAGTCTCGACAAAGCACAGAATGAGGAGCACCTCTTGAACTGGAATAATCGAGCTCTAAAGCTGATTGCGGACTACAATAGCAAGAATCCAGACTCTCCATTGCCCGCTCCTACCTATGTCGTTGAACTGAAATTTGATGGACTAACTTTGAATTTGACCTATAGTGATGGACAGCTGGTGCAAGCGGCGACGCGAGGTAATGGTACAGTTGGTGAGGGGATCCTTGCGCAAGTGAAGACGATCAAATCTGTTCCCCTCAGTATTCCATATCGCGATGGAACGATTGAAGTGCAAGGTGAGGGTATCATGAATTTGTCCGTACTGGCCAAATACAATGAGACAGCTGTTGAACCACTTAAAAATGCCCGCAATGCGGCAGCAGGAGCTCTACGTAACTTGAATCCACGAACAACAGCAGAACGAAAGCTGAGCGCTTTTTTCTATAACGTGGGTTATTCTGACGGCATTTCTTTTGCTGACCACCGTGAAATGATGGAGTTTCTCAAAGATAATCGCTTTAAAGTAAATCCTTATGTAACCTATTTTGATAGCTTTGACGGAGTAATGCAGGAACTGCATTCTATTTCGGACAACCGGTCATCCCTCGATTATCTGATCGACGGGGCTGTTATCAAAATTACAGACATGCGTACGCGTGAAGTGCTTGGATATACGGATAAATTCCCCCGTTGGGCCGTGGCTTTTAAATTTGAAGCGGAAGAGACGACAACTGTGCTGGAATCCGTCTCCTGGAATGTCGGTCGTACTGGGAAAATAACCCCTCTCGCCAAGGTAGAAGCAGTTGAGCTCGCAGGGGTGACGGTTCAGAACTGCACATTGAACAATGCTGGAGATATTGAACGAAAAAATTTAAAATTCGCACTCGGTTCACGAGTGTTCATTCGGCGCTCCAATGATGTCATTCCAGAAATACTGGGAAAAGTGACAGACGAACAGGACGGCGAGGAGATTATTGTACCTGAACATTGTCCAGCTTGCGGATTCCCGTTGGAGCAGCGTGGTGCGCATCTGTTCTGTAATAACCGTTTGGAGTGTAAGCCGCAGATTGTGGCTCGGATTACCCATTTTGCTTCTCGTGATGCAATGGATATCGAGACGTTCAGCGAAAAAACAGCCGAGCAGTTATACGATGAAGTGAATGTCCATGAACCTTCAGATCTGTATACGTTGACGTATGAGGATTTGATCAAGCTGGAGCGATTCGGTGAGAAGAAGGCAAACAACCTGCTAGATGCCATCGAACAGAGTAAAGGAAGAGACTTAGCTTCCTTCTTATTTGCCCTCGGTATCCCAAATACCGGTAAATCGACAACCAAGGTATTGGCTGAGCATTTCCGTGATTTGACTGCAGTGATGTCTGCGACCGAAGAAGAACTGACCGTGCTACCTGATATCGGCGGTATTGTCGCTGAAAGTATTGTATCCTTCTTTGCTGATCCATTCATGCAAGCGAGTATACAGAAGATGCTTTCGCTAGGTGTAGAAGCCAAAGCACCGGAGAAATCCTCAGCACCTGTAACGGATTCTTTCTTTTCTGGGAAGACGGTTGTCTTAACCGGTACCTTGCACCGGCTTAGTCGTGATGAAGCGACTGAACGTTTGGAGGCGTTAGGTGCTAAGGTGACAGGAAGTGTATCCAAGAAGACGGATCTTGTCATTGCCGGAGAAAAAGCCGGCAGCAAGCTTGCGAAGGCAAGAGAACTAGGAATACCCGTCATGGAAAATGAAGAAGAATGGATTAAATTGCTGGATGGAGAACAAAATTAAGTTCAAGTTGAGTTTACTAGATGAAGGTCAATTCCCTTTCTTTGAAGAGGGGATTGACCTTTTTTCGATACCAAGGGATAACTTTTCTAATTAAGTAACGTTAGTATAGTAGGGAAATAATTAAAAAAGTTAATTTGGAGGTAATAATGGGAAGTAAATTCGTACATAAGGTCGCTCTTTTTGCTATGAGTTGCCTGTTAGTGGTAGGGTGTAGCGCAGGAGCGGGGAAAGAAACGACTAAGGAGAGACAAAGTCTCAGAGTTATGTTCTGGGATGAAAACTACTTTTTCCAACAATATGGTGATTTATTCGCTATGAAATATCCAAACATTGATATTGAAGTAGTTAACCAGCAATCCATGTACAACGAAGAAGTGACGGATTATGATAAAGCATTTAATGATTTCGTTGAAAAAGAACAACCGGATGTGGTCCTGCTCGATACCTCGAAGCTTGAAACCTTCATTTCTGATGGGAAGCTGTTGGAACTGGATCCGTTAATTGCACGTGATAAATACAATACGGACACCATCTACCCCGGATTAATTGATTTGTTAAAAGAACAGGGGAACGGCAAGTTATTTGGAATGTCTCCATCATTTAGTGGAAGCGTCCTCCTTTACAATGCGGATTTGTTTAATAAATATGGAGTTGAGCTACCACATGATGGAATGACTTGGCAGGAAATCATCGATACGGCTCGTCGTTTCCCTACAGATGGCGATGAGAAGACTCGGATATACGGTTACGGTATACAGGGAACCTTAAATTTGGGTACTATCGCAAGTTACATTGCAAGTACTGAAGGTCTAACTGCAATAAATCCAGACACAATGAAAGTTACGATCAATACAGATTCATGGAAAAGGGCTTATCAGCTTGCTTTAGATGCTGTAAAATCGGATACCGTATACAATCCTAAGGACGGAGGATTTGGCGGGGGATCCATGGAAGATTATTATCAAAGCCAATTGTTCCTTATGGGACGTATAGCTTTAACTACAGGTGGTCTGGGTATGCTTCAAAATTTAAAAGAAGCCAGTGATCGGATAAAAGACTACAAGCCATTTGAACTAGGTATGGTTGCTGGCCCAATTGATCCAGCAGAGCCGGACGTAACGAGAGATGTTTATCTTAATGAAGTTTTTGCAATCCAGTCCAATTCGCCAAATTCAGAAGCCGCTTGGGAGTTCTTGAAATTTATTAATGGCGAAGAATATGCCAAGATTAAGTCAAGATCGATGAATAGTGGAATGATGTCACGTATGGGGTTTACTAAAGAGTATAATGGCCACAATCTGGATGTGTTCTATAAACTGAAACCTAAACCAAACAATAGTTATAAAGGAATGGAAAAGATTCCAAATGAATTCTATAATCAGTACCAGCCGATTGTCGATAGAGAGTTGGCATTAGTTCAAGATAACAAGAAAGCACTTAGTGACGCGTTAGCAACAATTCAGGAAGAAGGGCAAGTTATTCTTGATAAAGCGGTGAAGGATGCCGAGGCCAATAAGGGCAAAACACCAGAAAGTACAACTAATGGAGAGCCAAGTTCAGGGGTAACGGTAGTGGAATAAGGATTTTATAGGAATGGAAGGTTAACCTTGGTTGTTAATATGCAGGGTTAACCTTCTTAATTATCGTTATGATAATTAAATAGTAGTGTAGACCATTTGTAAATGTCTGTAACTTTTTTCCTGTAGGAACGTTACTATATTAGATAGAATATTAAAAATCATTTGGAGGTTAATATGAGGATTAAATTCGTACATAAGGCGGCTCTTTTTGCTATGAGTTGTCTGTTGGTTGTGGGTTGTAGTGCAGGCCCTGGGAAAGAAGCTGAGAAGGAGAAGTCAAGCCTTAAAGTTATGTTCTATAGTGAAGATTGGTTCTATCAACAGTATGGTGATTTATTCGCTATGAAACATCCGGAAGTTGAAATTGAAGTAATCAACCAGCAATCGATTTATAATGGTGAAAATACTGATTATGTTCAAGCGTTCAAAGATCTAGTAGAAAAGGAACAGCCGGACATACTAATGCTCGATACTAGTAACTATGCGACTTTTGCTTCTGACGGCAAACTTATGGAATTGGATTCATTGATTGCACGTGATAAATATAATACAGAGACGATTTATCCTGGTTTGATGGATTTATTAAAAGAGGAGGGCGGGGGTAAGCTATACGGCTTGTCACCTTCCTTTAGCGGAAGCGCTATTTTTTATAATGCTGATTTGTTTAATAAATATGGAGTTGAACTTCCGCATGATGGGATGACCTGGCAGGAGATTATGGATACCGCTCGCAGGTTCCCGACTGATGGAGATGAGAAGACACGGGTCTATGGTTACGGAATGGATTGGTCCATGTCTATCGATAATATGGCATCAAGCATCGCGAATACTGAAGGTTTGAGAGCGATCAATCCAGACACGATGAAAATAACGATCAATACGGATTCGTGGAAGAAGGCATATCAATTAGCTATCGATGCATTGGATTCTAATGCGATGTATGTACCCAAAGATGGAGGGTTTAGCGGAGGAACTATGGAAGAGTACTACCAAAGTCAACCGTTTGTCATGGGACGTGTTGCTATGACAATAGGACGTCCTTACAACCTTCAAAATTTAAAACAAGTCCGTGAATCGCTGAAAGACTATAAACCGTTTGAACTTGGGATGGTAGCCGGTCCAG contains:
- the ligA gene encoding NAD-dependent DNA ligase LigA; translated protein: MDVMQRMERLVEQLNQYNYHYYTLDQPLISDKEYDALYDQLTALETEAGMALPDSPTNRVGGELLKGFKPHRHLSSLWSLDKAQNEEHLLNWNNRALKLIADYNSKNPDSPLPAPTYVVELKFDGLTLNLTYSDGQLVQAATRGNGTVGEGILAQVKTIKSVPLSIPYRDGTIEVQGEGIMNLSVLAKYNETAVEPLKNARNAAAGALRNLNPRTTAERKLSAFFYNVGYSDGISFADHREMMEFLKDNRFKVNPYVTYFDSFDGVMQELHSISDNRSSLDYLIDGAVIKITDMRTREVLGYTDKFPRWAVAFKFEAEETTTVLESVSWNVGRTGKITPLAKVEAVELAGVTVQNCTLNNAGDIERKNLKFALGSRVFIRRSNDVIPEILGKVTDEQDGEEIIVPEHCPACGFPLEQRGAHLFCNNRLECKPQIVARITHFASRDAMDIETFSEKTAEQLYDEVNVHEPSDLYTLTYEDLIKLERFGEKKANNLLDAIEQSKGRDLASFLFALGIPNTGKSTTKVLAEHFRDLTAVMSATEEELTVLPDIGGIVAESIVSFFADPFMQASIQKMLSLGVEAKAPEKSSAPVTDSFFSGKTVVLTGTLHRLSRDEATERLEALGAKVTGSVSKKTDLVIAGEKAGSKLAKARELGIPVMENEEEWIKLLDGEQN
- a CDS encoding ABC transporter substrate-binding protein yields the protein MGSKFVHKVALFAMSCLLVVGCSAGAGKETTKERQSLRVMFWDENYFFQQYGDLFAMKYPNIDIEVVNQQSMYNEEVTDYDKAFNDFVEKEQPDVVLLDTSKLETFISDGKLLELDPLIARDKYNTDTIYPGLIDLLKEQGNGKLFGMSPSFSGSVLLYNADLFNKYGVELPHDGMTWQEIIDTARRFPTDGDEKTRIYGYGIQGTLNLGTIASYIASTEGLTAINPDTMKVTINTDSWKRAYQLALDAVKSDTVYNPKDGGFGGGSMEDYYQSQLFLMGRIALTTGGLGMLQNLKEASDRIKDYKPFELGMVAGPIDPAEPDVTRDVYLNEVFAIQSNSPNSEAAWEFLKFINGEEYAKIKSRSMNSGMMSRMGFTKEYNGHNLDVFYKLKPKPNNSYKGMEKIPNEFYNQYQPIVDRELALVQDNKKALSDALATIQEEGQVILDKAVKDAEANKGKTPESTTNGEPSSGVTVVE
- a CDS encoding ABC transporter substrate-binding protein, with the translated sequence MRIKFVHKAALFAMSCLLVVGCSAGPGKEAEKEKSSLKVMFYSEDWFYQQYGDLFAMKHPEVEIEVINQQSIYNGENTDYVQAFKDLVEKEQPDILMLDTSNYATFASDGKLMELDSLIARDKYNTETIYPGLMDLLKEEGGGKLYGLSPSFSGSAIFYNADLFNKYGVELPHDGMTWQEIMDTARRFPTDGDEKTRVYGYGMDWSMSIDNMASSIANTEGLRAINPDTMKITINTDSWKKAYQLAIDALDSNAMYVPKDGGFSGGTMEEYYQSQPFVMGRVAMTIGRPYNLQNLKQVRESLKDYKPFELGMVAGPVNPAEPDTTRDVSYNQIFSIRANSPNADAAWEFLKFINGDEYAKIKSRSMNNELMSRMGYSKEYDGHSLDVFYKLKPSSSNSYSGMEKIPSEFYGQYQPIMDRELALVKDKKKTIDEALATIQDEGQVVLDKAVKDAEAKKDKPADSQDNADVGTSTDSGSTETIIITK